From Actinoplanes oblitus, a single genomic window includes:
- a CDS encoding tyrosine-type recombinase/integrase, producing the protein MLTPPPAGSRKNAPSNRGKPSRRGTPHRTQPLPSPTSGSRPDSRTPLGDTRPGPRHRQPPQPARGHSRHHRRLHRHALGRTRRTATAQLRPRRRPYPHQPETGALHEIAGTLELGPPKTPAAVRSIALPPFLVTRLREHLDSHDHAHVFAGADGGLHRRSNFARRFWRPATDGDPKKLIAPVIPGMHFHDLRHTHKTWMIEDGVPEVAQAKRLGHRLPGVRGIYSRVSPAVEQRLVDGPRKRWQATGER; encoded by the coding sequence TTGCTCACCCCGCCACCGGCCGGTAGCAGGAAAAACGCTCCATCGAACCGGGGGAAACCCAGCCGTCGAGGAACGCCGCATCGCACTCAACCCCTGCCGTCGCCTACGTCCGGCAGCCGTCCCGACAGCCGAACGCCCCTGGGCGACACCCGCCCAGGTCCTCGCCATCGCCAGCCACCTCAACCAGCCCGAGGCCACTCTCGTCATCACCGCCGCCTACACCGGCATGCGCTGGGGCGAACTCGTCGGACTGCAACGGCACAACTGCGTCCTCGGCGACGCCCGTATCCACATCAACCGGAAACCGGAGCCCTGCACGAGATCGCCGGCACCCTCGAGCTCGGACCGCCCAAGACCCCCGCCGCTGTCCGCAGCATCGCGCTTCCGCCGTTCCTGGTCACCCGGCTGCGTGAGCACCTGGATAGCCACGACCACGCCCACGTCTTCGCCGGCGCCGACGGCGGTCTCCACCGCCGCTCGAACTTCGCCCGCCGCTTCTGGCGACCCGCCACCGACGGCGACCCGAAGAAACTGATCGCCCCCGTCATCCCCGGCATGCACTTCCACGACCTGCGACACACCCACAAGACCTGGATGATCGAAGACGGCGTCCCCGAGGTCGCCCAAGCCAAACGACTCGGCCACCGCCTACCCGGAGTCCGCGGCATCTACAGCCGCGTCAGCCCCGCCGTCGAACAACGACTCGTCGACGGCCCGCGGAAACGCTGGCAGGCCACCGGCGAACGGTGA
- a CDS encoding GGDEF domain-containing protein codes for MTTETANCVPAGLDELGALAAAVAELESRPSSQFRTLREPAGEIRRRAEELGAEELHHRADLLLASVDLREGRIGEGGQTAHRVQAWAERHNSPYLLARAHRQLSVFYRYVGDFSDGLKHAVQAVAHLTEDIPVTIRAQHLMSLSVALEETGSRVEGDRRAQEALALTMADGDHEMTSLALNNMVYSAYENGDEAGARALVAQMHEIQARTGHRFGANELDTMARVELMGGHYDAVEALLTPVLADLVAANEGDAVAECQLTLALARRLAGRYPEAQAAIDANLRLCEERGLAAVRARVREEQAALYAATGRFAEAYEEHRAFHAETAALQSVQREARARALQAVFEANEARRASEHFREMAHRDALTGLYNRRYLNERVPALLLEAAAAQQPITLAIVDLDHFKRVNDTLSHATGDTVLQHVAELLEEAMPGSGLAARMGGEEFLLVFPGIGLEEAADRCERLRLRIRAHPWGPITGTLPVTTSIGVTTSTDGTGTLPSLLAEADRNLYTAKHAGRDRVVF; via the coding sequence GTGACGACGGAGACGGCGAACTGTGTCCCCGCCGGGCTGGACGAGCTCGGTGCCCTGGCGGCCGCGGTGGCGGAACTCGAGTCCCGGCCGAGTTCGCAGTTCCGCACGCTGCGCGAGCCGGCCGGCGAGATCCGGCGGCGGGCCGAGGAACTCGGTGCCGAGGAGCTCCACCACCGGGCCGACCTGCTGCTCGCCTCGGTCGACCTGCGCGAGGGCCGGATCGGTGAGGGCGGCCAGACCGCGCACCGGGTGCAGGCCTGGGCGGAGCGGCACAACTCGCCGTACCTGCTGGCCCGCGCGCACCGTCAGCTGTCGGTCTTCTACCGGTACGTCGGTGACTTCTCCGACGGCCTGAAACACGCCGTGCAGGCCGTCGCGCACCTGACCGAGGACATTCCGGTCACCATCCGGGCCCAGCACCTGATGTCGCTGTCGGTGGCGCTGGAGGAGACCGGTTCCCGGGTCGAGGGCGACCGGCGTGCCCAGGAGGCGCTGGCGCTCACCATGGCCGACGGCGACCACGAGATGACCAGCCTCGCGCTCAACAACATGGTCTACAGCGCGTACGAGAACGGCGACGAGGCCGGCGCCCGCGCGCTGGTCGCCCAGATGCACGAGATCCAGGCCCGGACCGGCCACCGGTTCGGCGCCAACGAGCTGGACACGATGGCCCGGGTCGAGCTGATGGGCGGCCACTACGACGCGGTCGAGGCACTGCTCACCCCGGTGCTGGCCGACCTGGTGGCGGCGAACGAGGGCGACGCGGTCGCCGAGTGCCAGCTCACCCTGGCCCTGGCTCGGCGGCTGGCCGGGCGCTATCCGGAGGCGCAGGCCGCGATCGACGCCAACCTGCGGCTCTGCGAAGAGCGCGGGCTGGCCGCGGTCCGGGCCCGGGTCCGCGAGGAGCAGGCCGCGCTGTACGCGGCGACCGGCCGGTTCGCCGAGGCGTACGAGGAGCACCGGGCCTTCCACGCGGAGACCGCCGCGCTCCAGTCGGTGCAGCGCGAGGCACGCGCCCGCGCGCTGCAGGCGGTCTTCGAGGCCAACGAGGCCCGCCGGGCCAGCGAGCACTTCCGCGAGATGGCCCACCGGGACGCGCTGACCGGGCTCTACAACCGCCGGTACCTCAACGAGCGGGTGCCCGCGCTGCTGCTCGAGGCGGCGGCCGCGCAGCAGCCGATCACGCTCGCCATCGTCGACCTGGACCACTTCAAGCGGGTCAACGACACGCTCTCGCACGCCACCGGCGACACCGTGCTGCAGCACGTAGCCGAGCTGCTGGAGGAGGCCATGCCCGGCTCGGGCCTCGCCGCCCGGATGGGCGGCGAGGAGTTCCTGCTGGTCTTCCCGGGAATCGGGCTGGAGGAGGCGGCGGACCGCTGCGAGCGGCTGCGGCTGCGGATCCGGGCGCATCCGTGGGGGCCGATCACCGGCACGCTGCCGGTCACCACCAGCATCGGCGTGACCACCTCGACGGACGGCACCGGCACCCTGCCGTCGCTGCTCGCCGAGGCGGACCGCAACCTCTACACGGCCAAGCACGCCGGCCGGGACCGGGTGGTGTTCTAG
- a CDS encoding helix-turn-helix domain-containing protein, which produces MLITTGPLLADVDFTSHLAGPGTILWVRPGQALHFDLPGAGRPGDGEPPDEAMTVVFRPGLFASDELPGLAPDDPAGPARTPLVLPDPAVFRAAMEHLAADAAGPPGRVAAALLRHQLAALLLRIRLLDRTGSDVANVEARTFERFRRRLEDGYPHSRRVEDYAAELSCSVRTLTRASLAVTGRTAKQVVDDRVALQARRLLAATDLSVAEVGRGLGFGEPTNFGRFFHRETGLSPGQFRARFADRPGGIPGPRQPAD; this is translated from the coding sequence GTGCTGATCACCACGGGGCCGCTGCTAGCCGACGTCGATTTCACCTCACACCTGGCCGGGCCGGGGACCATCCTCTGGGTGCGCCCGGGCCAGGCACTCCACTTCGACCTTCCGGGCGCCGGTCGCCCGGGCGACGGCGAGCCGCCTGACGAAGCGATGACGGTCGTCTTCCGGCCCGGCCTGTTCGCTTCCGACGAGTTGCCCGGCCTGGCCCCGGACGACCCGGCCGGCCCCGCCCGTACCCCGCTGGTCCTGCCCGACCCGGCGGTCTTCCGCGCCGCGATGGAGCACCTCGCGGCCGATGCCGCCGGTCCACCGGGCCGGGTCGCCGCCGCCCTGCTGCGCCACCAGCTGGCCGCCCTGCTGCTGCGGATCCGCCTGCTGGACCGCACCGGCAGCGACGTCGCCAACGTGGAGGCACGCACCTTCGAGCGGTTCCGCCGCCGGCTGGAGGACGGTTACCCGCACAGCCGCCGGGTCGAGGACTACGCCGCCGAGCTCTCCTGCTCGGTGCGCACCCTCACCCGGGCGAGCCTGGCGGTGACCGGACGGACCGCCAAGCAGGTGGTGGACGACCGGGTGGCGCTGCAGGCGCGACGGCTGCTCGCGGCGACCGACCTGTCGGTGGCCGAGGTGGGCCGTGGCCTGGGGTTCGGCGAGCCGACCAACTTCGGGCGGTTCTTCCACCGGGAGACCGGGCTGAGCCCGGGCCAGTTCCGGGCCCGCTTCGCCGACCGCCCCGGCGGCATTCCGGGACCCCGCCAGCCCGCGGACTGA
- a CDS encoding fibronectin type III domain-containing protein: MAPALAELTARAQTLTSAGDLTGARAVLTEVLRSADADPRRATAELAVAAALFARVLIALGDPQSARLWAAFAHAAEEQLHGPRDERTIAAAATHAAVLYRVGQYGRAALVYHDLVGELARIDDPEAPRVLAAEADLATAEHAAGHCAAARARLTGAWRRYRDRYGEDAPPAIKMLARLGAMERECGREAAARDHLATARRLSERHLPAGHPLIRQAAELAEAERSGRHTCGRMSRPGRDDDTELRPGGFRPFPRRPTVPAPPAPDDTLDDVLQPPPDNRATDPNGTVYQQPFYLSDLGLAGDPAGRHARADTPPPLPGHRAPDYERAGRSGRGHPALLAIALAGGVATAAAVVITTLPDADGVTTPQAAAPSAAASGETAGPPGSPRNVTLRDNRTGVSLSWTVPSGATGPVVISGGRAGQPPAEVERLSPGATDYQVYRLDEQANYCFTVALRAADGRLRPAAPVCTAR, translated from the coding sequence GTGGCTCCCGCTCTCGCCGAACTCACCGCCCGGGCACAGACCTTGACGTCGGCCGGCGATCTCACGGGCGCCCGGGCCGTGCTGACCGAGGTGCTGCGTTCCGCGGACGCCGACCCGCGCCGGGCCACCGCCGAGCTCGCGGTGGCCGCCGCCCTGTTCGCCCGGGTCCTGATCGCCCTCGGTGACCCGCAGTCCGCCCGGCTCTGGGCCGCTTTCGCGCACGCCGCCGAGGAGCAGCTGCACGGCCCCCGCGACGAGCGCACCATCGCCGCCGCCGCCACCCACGCCGCCGTCCTGTACCGCGTCGGGCAGTACGGCCGGGCCGCCCTGGTCTATCACGACCTGGTCGGCGAGCTGGCCCGGATCGACGACCCGGAGGCGCCGCGGGTGCTGGCCGCCGAGGCCGACCTGGCCACCGCCGAGCACGCCGCCGGGCACTGCGCCGCCGCCCGGGCCCGCCTCACCGGCGCCTGGCGGCGCTACCGCGACCGTTACGGCGAGGACGCCCCGCCGGCGATCAAGATGCTGGCCCGGCTCGGCGCGATGGAGCGCGAGTGCGGCCGGGAGGCGGCCGCCCGCGACCACCTGGCCACCGCCCGGCGGCTGAGCGAGCGGCATCTGCCGGCCGGCCACCCGCTGATCCGGCAGGCCGCCGAGCTCGCCGAGGCCGAGCGCTCCGGGCGGCACACCTGCGGCCGGATGAGCCGGCCCGGCCGCGACGACGACACCGAACTGCGGCCGGGCGGCTTCCGGCCCTTTCCGCGCCGCCCCACGGTCCCCGCCCCGCCCGCGCCGGACGACACCCTCGACGACGTCCTCCAGCCGCCGCCGGACAACCGCGCCACCGACCCCAACGGCACGGTCTACCAGCAGCCGTTCTACCTGAGCGACCTGGGCCTGGCCGGCGACCCGGCCGGCCGGCACGCCCGCGCCGACACCCCGCCGCCACTGCCCGGCCACCGCGCTCCGGACTACGAACGGGCCGGCAGAAGCGGTCGCGGACATCCGGCGCTGCTCGCGATCGCGCTGGCCGGCGGCGTCGCCACCGCGGCCGCCGTCGTGATCACGACGCTGCCGGACGCGGACGGGGTGACCACGCCGCAGGCCGCGGCACCGTCGGCGGCGGCCTCCGGGGAAACCGCCGGCCCACCCGGCTCGCCGCGGAACGTGACACTTCGCGACAACCGCACCGGAGTGTCGCTGAGCTGGACCGTCCCGTCCGGGGCGACCGGCCCGGTGGTGATCTCCGGGGGCCGTGCCGGGCAGCCACCCGCCGAGGTCGAGCGGCTCTCCCCCGGCGCCACCGACTACCAGGTTTACCGCCTCGACGAGCAGGCGAACTACTGCTTCACCGTCGCGCTGCGCGCCGCCGACGGCAGGCTTCGCCCCGCCGCCCCGGTCTGCACCGCCCGGTGA
- a CDS encoding chymotrypsin family serine protease codes for MFHTLRRKSLALGVVVTTGATLLAFTGSPALADNGKPKAPPASQPDLIDSQDPNGQQNRLTDLKTWIIQQPGLVHSGYIESVNDAETLSTTLLWHGPADDTQRDIVAEARRRGISVKVEQRRYSRDQLVNAVQTLAKRGKNAYKNFDLNSISGITAEFDGIKVQGVPAGGSARTLAAGSGEQTPQATISEVAREASDDLGVAVSVDLGGGDTTFAATRDKDTPAYNAGGVMYSPATREICSTGFSVNVGGTRYTTTARHCTAHDYRPLNNSSNNYGDGVRNSTDGAARQMSAKGSPLMFDGSRNDANGYKKTVVGYGDVSLRDRVCTSGGNSGVHCGIRITQMVHWFDDGYSHVSNSTFATIVGDQETQKTAACQGDSGGPVLVTAGDMKVKAVGMIQGGPADDSRYHTSSATWSGGAICTWRFYFTAMRTIVNTLPNASLVTG; via the coding sequence ATGTTCCACACTCTCCGGCGTAAATCTCTCGCCCTGGGCGTTGTCGTGACCACGGGTGCCACGCTGCTGGCGTTTACCGGCTCTCCGGCGCTTGCCGACAACGGCAAGCCGAAGGCTCCGCCCGCCAGCCAGCCCGACCTCATCGACTCGCAGGACCCGAACGGGCAGCAGAACCGGCTCACCGACCTCAAGACCTGGATCATCCAGCAGCCGGGCCTGGTCCACAGCGGCTACATCGAGTCGGTGAACGATGCCGAGACCCTGTCAACCACTCTGCTCTGGCACGGCCCGGCCGACGACACGCAGCGCGACATCGTGGCCGAGGCCCGGCGCCGGGGCATCTCGGTCAAAGTGGAGCAGCGCCGGTACAGCCGCGATCAGCTGGTCAACGCGGTCCAGACGCTCGCCAAGCGGGGCAAGAACGCGTACAAGAACTTCGATCTGAACTCGATCAGCGGGATCACCGCGGAATTCGACGGCATCAAGGTACAGGGGGTCCCGGCCGGCGGCTCGGCACGCACGCTCGCCGCTGGGTCCGGGGAGCAGACGCCGCAGGCGACCATCAGCGAGGTAGCGCGAGAGGCGAGCGACGATCTGGGCGTCGCGGTCAGCGTGGATCTTGGCGGCGGTGACACGACCTTCGCGGCCACCCGGGACAAGGACACGCCCGCTTACAACGCCGGCGGTGTCATGTACAGCCCGGCGACCCGGGAAATCTGCTCGACGGGCTTCTCGGTCAACGTCGGGGGCACCCGGTACACGACGACGGCTCGGCACTGCACAGCGCACGACTATCGCCCGCTCAACAACAGCAGTAACAATTACGGCGACGGCGTGCGCAACTCCACGGACGGCGCGGCACGCCAGATGAGCGCCAAGGGATCGCCGCTGATGTTCGACGGCTCCCGCAACGACGCCAACGGCTACAAGAAGACGGTCGTCGGGTACGGCGACGTGAGCCTGCGCGACAGGGTCTGCACCAGCGGAGGCAACTCCGGTGTCCACTGCGGTATCCGCATCACGCAGATGGTGCACTGGTTCGACGACGGTTATTCGCACGTCAGCAACTCCACGTTCGCGACGATCGTGGGTGACCAGGAGACCCAGAAGACCGCGGCATGCCAGGGCGACAGCGGCGGCCCGGTACTGGTGACCGCGGGCGACATGAAGGTCAAGGCGGTCGGCATGATCCAGGGCGGGCCGGCCGACGACTCGCGGTATCACACCTCCTCCGCCACCTGGTCCGGCGGCGCGATCTGCACCTGGCGCTTCTACTTCACGGCGATGCGCACGATCGTCAACACTCTGCCGAACGCCTCCCTGGTGACCGGCTGA
- a CDS encoding DDE-type integrase/transposase/recombinase, which produces MVNRQFTAAGPDRLWVADATRIPCAEGMFWLAAVRDAFSRRIVGRQTSTRCDTDLILAALEYGIYSRDVRDGDLIHHSDKGSNYTSFRFAERLYDNGILPSMGSVGDSYDTALIENFWSTVKIELVYRSQWRTRDEAENALFAYVDGWHKHPAHPERARLPQPGRIRDGLASRSGKPDRARIAHPATGR; this is translated from the coding sequence CTGGTCAACCGGCAGTTCACCGCGGCCGGCCCGGACCGGCTGTGGGTCGCCGACGCTACCCGGATCCCGTGCGCCGAGGGCATGTTCTGGCTCGCCGCGGTCCGCGACGCGTTCTCCCGCCGGATCGTCGGGCGGCAGACCTCGACCCGCTGCGACACCGACCTGATCCTGGCCGCCCTCGAGTACGGCATCTATTCGCGTGACGTCCGCGACGGTGACCTGATCCATCACAGCGACAAGGGCTCGAACTACACGTCGTTCCGGTTCGCGGAACGCTTGTACGACAACGGAATCCTGCCTTCGATGGGCTCGGTCGGCGACAGCTACGACACCGCGCTGATCGAAAACTTCTGGTCCACGGTGAAGATCGAGCTGGTCTATCGAAGCCAGTGGCGCACCCGCGACGAGGCCGAGAACGCACTGTTCGCCTACGTCGATGGCTGGCACAAACATCCGGCGCATCCAGAAAGAGCTCGGCTACCTCAGCCCGGACGAATACGAGACGGCCTGGCATCACGCTCAGGTAAGCCAGACCGAGCCCGTATTGCTCACCCCGCCACCGGCCGGTAG
- a CDS encoding RrF2 family transcriptional regulator, with amino-acid sequence MQISARGDYAVRAALSLAQAYPSLMSAQAIAQDQEMPRKFLEAVLADLRRAGVVRAQRGAEGGYTLSHPPRDVTIGQILRAVDGPLAGVRGLRPEETQYSGAAENLPNLWVAVRAAVREVVDEVSLAELISGRMPAHVRKLTTRPDAWQPR; translated from the coding sequence GTGCAGATCTCCGCGCGCGGCGACTACGCGGTCCGGGCAGCGCTCAGCTTGGCGCAGGCCTACCCGTCCCTGATGTCCGCTCAGGCCATTGCCCAAGACCAGGAAATGCCTCGGAAGTTTCTCGAGGCGGTCCTGGCCGACCTGCGCCGTGCCGGGGTGGTGCGGGCGCAGCGCGGCGCGGAGGGTGGTTACACGCTGTCCCACCCACCACGTGACGTGACGATCGGCCAGATCCTGCGGGCCGTCGACGGCCCGCTCGCCGGCGTGCGCGGCCTGCGTCCGGAGGAGACACAGTATTCCGGCGCCGCCGAGAACCTGCCGAACCTCTGGGTCGCGGTGCGGGCCGCGGTCCGCGAGGTGGTCGACGAGGTGAGCCTGGCCGAGCTGATCAGCGGGCGGATGCCGGCGCACGTGCGCAAGCTGACCACCCGCCCGGACGCCTGGCAGCCGCGCTGA
- a CDS encoding DUF4236 domain-containing protein, translating into MGLMFRSRKKFGPLVLNFTENGFSSWSIKIGRWSWNSRTRAHRVDLPGPLSWKQDKSRS; encoded by the coding sequence ATGGGCCTCATGTTCCGCAGCCGCAAGAAGTTCGGCCCGCTGGTCCTGAACTTCACCGAGAACGGTTTCTCGTCCTGGAGCATCAAGATCGGCCGCTGGTCCTGGAACTCGCGGACCCGCGCGCACCGCGTCGACCTGCCCGGCCCGCTGTCCTGGAAGCAGGACAAGTCCCGGTCATAG
- a CDS encoding collagen-like domain-containing protein: MTVAAAVAATVGVAGTASASAATGGQDGTIYACRNSAGEVKLRSSSAQQCAKNWTAISWNAKGVAGPAGPRGATGPQGPAGAPGATGPQGPAGTQGVTGPQGSAGVQGPAGPQGPAGVQGPAGPQGSDGAAGVAGPQGKTGPAGPQGPKGATGPQGPQGVPGPAGEPGNAGSSIRFGYLNCSPQTCEDAVDLSATTPGLTETSIRSGNATYFCVEGVPQSATSFLIQYEVSDAAAAEWSTAPTSSQPSVGQSSFSRLRPAAAYLTSVGCPDDTVLVVHAATGAISHPASWTLWFQ, from the coding sequence GTGACCGTCGCGGCTGCTGTTGCCGCGACAGTCGGTGTGGCGGGTACGGCTTCCGCGAGCGCGGCGACCGGTGGGCAGGACGGCACGATCTACGCCTGCCGTAACAGCGCCGGGGAGGTGAAGCTCCGCAGCTCCAGCGCGCAACAGTGCGCCAAGAACTGGACGGCGATCAGCTGGAACGCCAAGGGCGTCGCGGGCCCCGCCGGCCCGCGGGGCGCGACCGGGCCGCAAGGCCCCGCGGGAGCTCCGGGCGCCACCGGACCACAGGGCCCCGCGGGAACCCAGGGCGTCACCGGGCCACAGGGCTCCGCGGGCGTTCAGGGCCCGGCCGGACCACAGGGCCCCGCGGGCGTTCAAGGCCCGGCCGGCCCTCAGGGAAGCGACGGCGCCGCGGGCGTAGCCGGCCCGCAAGGGAAGACCGGCCCGGCGGGCCCGCAGGGTCCCAAGGGCGCCACTGGCCCGCAAGGTCCTCAAGGCGTCCCGGGCCCCGCCGGAGAACCCGGAAACGCCGGCTCGAGCATCCGGTTCGGATACCTCAACTGCTCGCCCCAGACGTGTGAGGACGCCGTCGACCTGTCCGCCACCACGCCCGGCCTCACCGAGACCAGCATCCGGTCCGGCAACGCCACCTACTTCTGCGTCGAGGGCGTCCCGCAGAGCGCGACGTCTTTCCTGATCCAGTACGAGGTCTCCGATGCCGCGGCCGCCGAGTGGTCGACCGCGCCGACCAGCTCCCAGCCGTCGGTGGGCCAGAGCTCGTTCAGCCGCCTCAGGCCGGCGGCGGCGTACCTCACCTCGGTGGGCTGCCCCGACGACACGGTTCTGGTGGTCCACGCCGCGACCGGCGCCATTTCGCATCCGGCGTCCTGGACGCTGTGGTTCCAGTAG
- a CDS encoding SsgA family sporulation/cell division regulator gives MSTIRPTTVEVETSLRLVAPDATALPVRASLRYDPSDPYAVHVLFHAESAGGEAVSWSFARELLVTGLDEPAGIGDVRVWPWATPRGDFVALALSSPDGNALFEVPRSVLVRFLRRTYVVVPRGRESEHLDVDAAVNRLLAGR, from the coding sequence ATGAGTACCATTCGTCCAACGACCGTCGAGGTCGAGACCTCGCTGCGGCTCGTAGCGCCAGACGCGACGGCACTGCCGGTGCGCGCCAGTCTGCGCTACGACCCGTCGGACCCGTATGCGGTCCATGTGTTGTTCCACGCGGAATCAGCCGGTGGGGAAGCCGTGAGCTGGTCCTTCGCGCGGGAACTGCTGGTCACCGGCCTTGATGAGCCGGCGGGTATCGGCGACGTCCGGGTGTGGCCGTGGGCCACGCCGCGGGGCGATTTCGTCGCACTGGCGTTGTCGTCGCCTGACGGCAACGCACTGTTCGAGGTGCCGCGCAGCGTCCTCGTCCGATTCCTGCGGCGCACCTACGTGGTGGTGCCGCGTGGCCGGGAGTCGGAGCACCTGGATGTCGACGCGGCGGTGAACCGGTTGCTTGCCGGCCGGTAA
- a CDS encoding DNRLRE domain-containing protein — translation MARRVRAERRMPVRLDSRRLTIAPAQQLLSDPGTIFPVYIDPGLSLNRAGFAVVNSAAPDTSFWNPADDAFVGSWDGGTSRYRSFFSVDLTSTPLADQQIRSATLDLQNIYSATCQPASFEVWSTGVPTAETTWNNQPAWYRGRRADCRSLHTHGRLRLHQFGIPGIHRERNAGELHQGQRNRQIVRPEQALR, via the coding sequence ATGGCGCGTCGGGTCCGGGCCGAACGCCGGATGCCGGTCCGCCTCGACAGCCGGCGGTTGACGATCGCCCCCGCTCAGCAACTTTTGAGCGACCCGGGCACGATCTTTCCCGTCTACATCGATCCGGGACTCAGCCTGAATCGCGCGGGCTTCGCGGTGGTGAACTCCGCCGCACCGGACACTTCGTTTTGGAATCCCGCCGATGACGCGTTTGTCGGTTCGTGGGACGGCGGCACCAGCCGGTACCGGTCGTTCTTCTCCGTCGATCTGACGAGCACTCCCCTTGCCGATCAGCAGATCCGGTCGGCAACGCTGGACCTGCAGAACATCTACTCGGCAACGTGCCAGCCAGCCTCCTTCGAGGTCTGGTCAACCGGTGTTCCGACGGCCGAGACCACCTGGAACAACCAGCCTGCCTGGTACAGAGGTCGGAGAGCTGACTGCCGGTCACTGCACACCCACGGGCGACTACGTCTCCACCAGTTCGGCATACCTGGGATTCATCGAGAGCGGAACGCGGGAGAATTACACCAAGGGCAGCGGAACCGGCAAATTGTCCGGCCAGAGCAAGCTCTACGGTGA
- a CDS encoding TIGR02611 family protein, protein MGVKPDDKASDVRLLDRIRSTPSGRLALKIGIGVLGTLVVALGIVLIPFPGPGWAIVILGLAILALEFAWAKNLLEFTKRHVKNWTHWIARQSLPVRAVIGVVGMIFVAAVVWAAVRLSLGVDLIQWTRDWFATH, encoded by the coding sequence ATGGGTGTAAAACCGGACGACAAGGCTTCTGACGTGCGTCTGCTCGACCGTATCCGGTCCACCCCATCCGGGCGTCTGGCTCTGAAGATCGGCATCGGAGTGCTCGGCACCCTGGTCGTGGCCCTGGGCATCGTGCTCATCCCGTTCCCCGGCCCGGGCTGGGCCATCGTCATTCTCGGTCTTGCCATCCTGGCCCTGGAGTTCGCTTGGGCGAAAAACCTCCTGGAGTTCACCAAGCGGCACGTGAAGAACTGGACGCACTGGATCGCCCGGCAGAGCCTGCCGGTCCGCGCGGTGATCGGCGTGGTCGGGATGATCTTCGTGGCCGCCGTGGTGTGGGCCGCCGTCCGGCTCAGCCTCGGCGTCGACCTGATCCAGTGGACCCGGGACTGGTTCGCCACGCACTGA
- a CDS encoding sigma-70 family RNA polymerase sigma factor has product MTFEEFLRAEMAGLARFAGALTGDHHLAEDILSDALLVVSARWGRIRQMENPLGYVRRTVVTTFLSERRKTRRRRTESTADLAVLDRACDDPHAAADDRDAVARLLARLSPYQRVAVSLRYLFDRTDDEIAEILACAPSTVRSHLSHARAALRLAATTAERG; this is encoded by the coding sequence GTGACGTTCGAGGAGTTCCTCCGCGCTGAGATGGCCGGGCTCGCCCGGTTCGCCGGCGCGCTGACGGGCGACCACCATCTGGCCGAGGACATCCTGTCGGACGCTCTGCTGGTCGTCTCAGCGCGGTGGGGCCGGATCCGGCAGATGGAGAACCCACTGGGGTACGTCCGCCGTACCGTGGTCACCACCTTCCTGTCCGAGCGGCGCAAGACCCGGCGGCGCCGGACCGAGTCGACCGCCGACCTCGCCGTGCTCGACCGCGCCTGCGACGATCCGCACGCGGCGGCGGACGACCGTGACGCCGTCGCGCGCCTGCTCGCCCGGCTGAGCCCGTACCAGCGGGTCGCGGTCAGCCTGCGCTACCTGTTCGACCGCACCGACGACGAGATCGCCGAGATTCTCGCCTGTGCGCCCAGCACGGTGCGGTCACACCTGTCCCATGCCCGTGCGGCCCTGCGGCTGGCCGCGACAACTGCGGAACGAGGCTGA
- a CDS encoding transposase, which translates to MAAPKKYPDELRQRAVRLYRDSDPKPVIKRLAEQLNVHPEALRN; encoded by the coding sequence GTGGCAGCACCGAAGAAGTACCCCGATGAGCTGCGGCAACGCGCCGTTCGACTGTATCGGGATTCGGATCCGAAGCCGGTGATCAAGCGGCTGGCGGAGCAGTTGAACGTGCACCCGGAAGCGTTGCGGAACTGA